A DNA window from Castanea sativa cultivar Marrone di Chiusa Pesio chromosome 7, ASM4071231v1 contains the following coding sequences:
- the LOC142642401 gene encoding amino acid transporter AVT3B-like: MGFEAGSSSNALNAPSPPREDTPLLGHSPQALSSQAKTFANVFIAIVGAGVLGLPYSFKRTGWVMNLLMIFFVAALTHYCMMLLVYTRRKLESSNGFSKIASFGDLGFTVCGSTGRFLVDILIILSQAGFCVGYLIFIGNTLVDVGNLSTSILGLAPKSFYIWGCLPFQLGLNSIASLTHLAPLSIFADVVDLGAIGVVMVEDVLVFLKQSHAVKAFGGVSVFFYGMGVAVYSFEGVGMALPLESEMKDKDKFGKILALTMAFIALMYGGFGAFGYFAFGEDTKDMITANLGGGFVSTLVKLGLCVNLFFTLPIMMNPVYEIVERRFWGGTYCLWLRWLLVVLVSLVALSVPNFADFLSLVGSGVCCALGFVLPPLFHLKVFRSEIGWKGWALDVGIMLLGIVLGVSGTWYALLEIFFPKVNDFKLSVL; encoded by the coding sequence ATGGGGTTTGAAGCAGGGTCTTCCTCTAATGCATTGAATGCTCCATCACCACCCAGAGAAGACACACCTCTTCTTGGTCATTCACCACAAGCTTTGTCCTCACAAGCCAAGACCTTTGCCAATGTTTTCATTGCCATTGTTGGTGCTGGTGTTTTAGGCCTTCCCTATTCTTTCAAGCGCACAGGTTGGGTCATGAACCTCCTCATGATTTTCTTTGTGGCTGCTCTAACTCACTATTGCATGATGCTCTTGGTCTACACTCGCCGGAAGCTTGAATCTTCTAATGGATTCTCAAAGATTGCATCTTTTGGAGATTTGGGGTTCACTGTTTGTGGCTCAACTGGTAGGTTCCTTGTTGATATTCTAATTATTTTATCACAAGCTGGCTTTTGTGTTggttatttgattttcattggCAATACTTTGGTTGATGTTGGTAATTTGAGCACCAGTATTCTGGGATTGGCACCCAAGAGTTTTTACATATGGGGGTGCTTGCCTTTTCAGTTGGGGTTGAATTCAATTGCAAGTTTGACCCATTTAGCCCCTTTGAGTATTTTTGCTGATGTGGTTGATCTTGGAGCAATTGGGGTGGTGATGGTTGAGGATGTGTTGGTTTTTTTGAAACAGAGCCATGCTGTGAAGGCCTTTGGGGGTGTTTCTGTGTTCTTTTATGGAATGGGTGTGGCTGTTTATTCATTTGAAGGGGTTGGGATGGCTTTGCCTTTGGAGTCAGAGATGAAAGATAAGGACAAGTTTGGGAAAATCTTGGCCTTGACCATGGCTTTCATTGCCTTGATGTATGGGGGATTTGGAGCATTCGGTTACTTTGCTTTTGGAGAAGATACAAAGGATATGATCACAGCTAATTTGGGTGGAGGCTTTGTGAGCACTCTCGTTAAACTCGGTCTTTGTGTGAATTTGTTCTTTACATTGCCTATAATGATGAACCCAGTTTATGAGATTGTTGAGAGGCGGTTTTGGGGTGGGACTTACTGCCTGTGGCTGAGATGGTTGCTGGTTGTGTTGGTGAGTTTGGTGGCTTTGTCTGTCCCAAATTTTGCTGATTTCTTGTCTTTGGTGGGGAGTGGTGTATGCTGTGCTTTGGGATTTGTTTTGCCTCCCTTGTTTCACTTAAAGGTGTTTAGGAGCGAGATAGGATGGAAAGGATGGGCTTTGGATGTGGGGATTATGTTGTTAGGAATTGTTCTTGGGGTTTCAGGAACTTGGTATGCTCTGCTGGAGATTTTCTTCCCAAAAGTGAATGATTTCAAATTGAGTGTACTGTGA